The segment CCCGCCCATGATGGGCGATGGAGTCCACCCGGACGGGGAGGAACTCGACCCGCGTGACCGGTGACGACAGTCCGCCGCGAGCCATTCCGCCGTCGTGCGTTCCGCCGTCGTGCGTTTTATCGTGGGCGTTGGCGTGGGCAGGGGGCTGTGACTGAAGCTGCCAACGCACCCTGTCCACGACGTCGCTGGCCGTGAAGTGGCGGGGGTGGCCCCACGTGCGCTCGGAGCGGCTCCCTGCTTCGTCCGTGATCAGAACCCTCAGCTCCGTGCAGACCAAGCCTTCCGTCTGCACTCCGGCCACGAAGTCGTCTGCCGTGGCCCGGAGCTGGAAGGCGAGTTGGTCAACCCGGTCCAGGCCGGGTTCGAATTCCGCCCGTTGATCCAGTTTCCGCGGGGGAGTCCGGGGGATCACCTTGCGGGGATCCTGTCCGCTTGCCAGGGCGTGCGCAGTGATTCCGGCAGCCCCGAAACGGGCCCGGACATCTGCGGCGGGAAGATTGGCGAAATTCCCCAAAGTGAGGATGCCAAGGCGTTTGAGCAAGGAAGCCAGCTTCGGCTGGCCTAGTACTTCCACCGGAAATGGAGCCAGGAAATCCCGGGAAGAACCCGGCGGGAGCACAAGAACGGCGGAGAGTTCGCTGGTGCTCCGGGCTGCTTGCTCGGCGGCAAACACGGAATCGGCGATCCCCACCCGTGCTTCCACGCCGAGGCTGTCCGCCGATTCAAGCGCGGCACCTGCGGCCGCTTCCTCTCCGCCGTAATATCGGGCGGCACCCTTGGCCCGGATAGCGCATAGGCCGGGGCGAAGCACTTCCACGCCAGGAGTCCGTTCCTCGAGTGACGAGACCACAGGCTCGAATTCCCTCGCATCCCGCACAGGATCAACGGCACATACCACCAGCTCAGGACAACGGGTCTGCGCTTCCCTTAGCCGCAAGCCCCGGACCACTCCCTCTGCCCGGGCTTCCGAGGAGCAAGCAGCTATGACCCCTTTGCCAATGACTGCCGAAGGTACATCAGGCGGCAGGGCATCTGCCAAACGGGCGGCGACAAGGGGCCAATCCGGGAACCAGGTCACCAACGCGCGCACCGGGGTTTCAAGCTGAAACAGCATCATGCTCCCATCCGATGGCGGGACAGATCTACCGGACCGCTGTCCGCAAGATCCACGGAGGCCCTGCGGGAACTGCCCCGCAGGGCGACGTCGAGTTCGAGCTCCTGCTTTTCGAGATGTCCGTGGCCCTGCCCGAGCCCCGCCCACTCGTATCCATTCACTTGCAAGACCGCTTCACTCTGCGGCCAGGGTCCCATGACAAGGAGGACGGAACTCCGCTCCCGGAGCCTGGCTCCCAAGCGGGCAGCCTCGGCGGGTGCGACTCTTTCCGGAGCACGCGCAAGCACCACCGAGAGCACGTCCGCCATGGCGGCGATCACCTGCGTCCAGCTGGTCCCGGGGTCAGGCACCAGCACCAGCCGGTCGAGAGCAATGCCGAAACCTGCTGCCGCCTCGATCCCGAAGTCAGGCAGCCCTGCTACCCCGCACCATGAGCCATTGCGTGACGGGCCGGCCAACAAGGCCATGGCCAGCGACATGGATCCCTGTATGGAGTACGCCGCTCCCGGGCGCAGTCCGCCCGGGAGGAGCCTGCTGAGTGAGGGGAGGACGGGCAGCGAGCGTTCGCTTCCGCGCTTGCCCTGCATGAGGTGGATCTGCGCCTGCAAGTCATCGCGCAGCGAAGCCGGCGAAGCGGAAGACAGGCGAGATGACATACTTCAATTTTCGAACATATATTCGAATGAGTCAATTGCTCGGGATCCCGCTTCGAGGGTTGACATCCTCAACGATCTACTGTTTTTGACGCGGGTTCCCGGTTCCGGGCGCGTGGTTCCGGGCCGGCGCTGGCAGTGTCAGCGGCGAAACTGGTCGGTTGTTGAGGGCTACGTTCCCCTTGTTCCCGCGACCATGTCACGCTCGACAATGAAACAGCAAGGATCGAGGCGAGGATCAACGCCGACGCCGGGGCGGCAACGGCCCAAGGGGCACGCTCCACGTAGTTGATTCCCTCAGCGAGGATGAGGCCCCACTCGGGCGACGGCTGATGAGGGCCGAGGCCGAGGAACCCCAGGGCAGCCAAGGCAAGCGCGATCCCCGGTATCCGGAGCATCGAATGCCTGAACACCGGGCCAAGGATGGCCGGGAGGATATAGCGCCAGAGGATGCGGACCCGCCCTACGCCCAGGATCGGAAGGATCTTCACATGGGGTTGGGCCCTCGCCTCCTGCGCCAAGGCCGCGGTGTGGGCGGCCAGGGGTGCCCAACTGACCAGGGTGACAGCTATCGTCGCACCTTCGGCCGAGGGCCCGGTCATCACGGCAACGATCAGGCCGGCCAGGATAGGCGGAGCGGCGTTGGCTACTTCAAGGGGACCGGTCGCCGCGAGCGGGAAGAGCCCGACGACGATCCCGATCACAAGGCAAGCCAGCACTACGAGCAAAGCAGTTCCCAGCGTGGACACGGCACCGTGCCCCACCCGGGCAAGGAGGTCCCGCCCGCTGGCATCGGCCCCGAAAGGCAGCTCGAAGCCCGGGCCGGCAAGCCGCGGATGGCTCGAGGTGAATGGATCGCGAAGCAAGCCCGCGACGACGATGAGCAGCAACGCTCCCGCCGCAACGAGCGGAACGGCGGCATCCCGCCGTCGTGATCTTCCCGGCGAGTCCGGAACCGGAACTGTCCCCGAGCGCAGCGCCGCTCCCAACAAAAGATATCTGGCCGCGGCGCTGAGGGAACCTGCCGCGACGGCCAGCATGAGAAGGGCCAGTACTCCTGCCTGCAGCGCGGGGATGTCCTGGGCGCTCGCCGCGCCCAGGACCGCGCGGCCCAAACCGGGAATCGCGAAGACCTTCTCAACGGCAACCGCCCCGCCGGTGAGGCCAATGAGGACAAGCCCGATCTGGCTCGTCACCGTTGGCAGGGCCCGGCGGAGCACCGCCGCGGTGAGCCTGGCGCGGCTGGCTCCGGCCATGGCCCAGGTACCCACCCATTTTTCGGCGAACGCCAGGTTGATGGCGTCGGAAAGCAGCCGCCCGATGAGCCCGCCGGCGGGCAGGCCGAGGGAGAGGGCCGGCAACACCGCGTGGTCCATGCCCTGCCAGCCGTACGGCGGGAACCAGCCCAGCCACACCGCACCGACGACGAGGAGCATCGCCGCCAGGAGGAACTCGGGGAGCGCAGTCATGGCCGCAGCCACGACGCCGGAACCCCGGCCCGGGTTCCCGGCCAGCCCGCGCACCACGGAAGGAACGCACAGCGCCGCGGCCACCGCCGTTGCAACGGCCACCGCGCAGGCCATCAGGGTGACGGAGACTCCGAGGGTTTCCACAGTGCCGGGGCCAACAGGCGTGTTCGTAATCCAGGAATTTCCCATGTCCCCGCGCAAAAGGCCTCCGGCCCAGTCGAGGAAGATGTGCAGCGGCCCTCGATCGAGTCCGAGCTCCGCGCGGATCATGCCCAGCGTTTCATCAGTTGCTTCCCGGTCGGCGTACCGGGCCCGCAGGATGGTGTACTCCGGGCTTTGTCCCGAAAGCCACGGCAAGAGCCCGATCAGCACAACTATGGCGAAGAGTGCCACGGCCCGGGAAACCGCGGTTTTGATGAACGCCGGGCCCCGCATCAGCCGGCGATCCCTGTCTTGCTGGTGATCAGGGCGCGCTCGCGGGGATCACGTTCGACGTTGCGGATCCTGGCTGATTCGCCTTGGATAACGCGTTCGTGCAGCAGCGGCACGGCCGCATCCTTCGAGAGGATCAGCGCCTCGGCGGCGGCAATTGCCGCCCGGCGCTCCGGGCCTGCCGGAATGGCTGCGGCCTTGCTCAGTGCTGCGTCCACCTCTGCATCGCAGAACTGGGAGATGTTGAAGGAGCCTTTGCAGGAGAAGTCGCTGAACATGTAGGCGACGGGGTCGCCGGAGTCGAGGACCGTGGCCCGGGACAGGATGAAGGCATCGAATTTGCCGGCCAGGGCGTCTGCCTCGATGTGCTGGTACTCACGGACTTCCTGCTCCACGATGAAGCCGGCGGCTTCGAGCTGCTGCTCAAGCTGCACGGCGACCTCGGGCAGTTCGGCCCGGTCCGTGAACGTGCCGAGTTTGATGCGGCGGCCATTGGCGGGTGCCGCTTCCGCCCGCTTCTTCAG is part of the Arthrobacter ramosus genome and harbors:
- a CDS encoding DNA polymerase Y family protein gives rise to the protein MMLFQLETPVRALVTWFPDWPLVAARLADALPPDVPSAVIGKGVIAACSSEARAEGVVRGLRLREAQTRCPELVVCAVDPVRDAREFEPVVSSLEERTPGVEVLRPGLCAIRAKGAARYYGGEEAAAGAALESADSLGVEARVGIADSVFAAEQAARSTSELSAVLVLPPGSSRDFLAPFPVEVLGQPKLASLLKRLGILTLGNFANLPAADVRARFGAAGITAHALASGQDPRKVIPRTPPRKLDQRAEFEPGLDRVDQLAFQLRATADDFVAGVQTEGLVCTELRVLITDEAGSRSERTWGHPRHFTASDVVDRVRWQLQSQPPAHANAHDKTHDGGTHDGGMARGGLSSPVTRVEFLPVRVDSIAHHGRALFGDGAEEQIHHGLSRIQSMLGHEAVVVPAISGGRLLAERRRLVPWGDALPAGTAALASRPWPGRIPDPQPATVFASLIPVLLLDANREKVRTDHRGGLIAPPMWFCPGGDPARRRLVAQWAGPWPLRQRWWDADHRLEADRFQLVDGNGEAWLLLLDEQNWWAEARYD
- a CDS encoding ABC transporter permease subunit, with the protein product MRGPAFIKTAVSRAVALFAIVVLIGLLPWLSGQSPEYTILRARYADREATDETLGMIRAELGLDRGPLHIFLDWAGGLLRGDMGNSWITNTPVGPGTVETLGVSVTLMACAVAVATAVAAALCVPSVVRGLAGNPGRGSGVVAAAMTALPEFLLAAMLLVVGAVWLGWFPPYGWQGMDHAVLPALSLGLPAGGLIGRLLSDAINLAFAEKWVGTWAMAGASRARLTAAVLRRALPTVTSQIGLVLIGLTGGAVAVEKVFAIPGLGRAVLGAASAQDIPALQAGVLALLMLAVAAGSLSAAARYLLLGAALRSGTVPVPDSPGRSRRRDAAVPLVAAGALLLIVVAGLLRDPFTSSHPRLAGPGFELPFGADASGRDLLARVGHGAVSTLGTALLVVLACLVIGIVVGLFPLAATGPLEVANAAPPILAGLIVAVMTGPSAEGATIAVTLVSWAPLAAHTAALAQEARAQPHVKILPILGVGRVRILWRYILPAILGPVFRHSMLRIPGIALALAALGFLGLGPHQPSPEWGLILAEGINYVERAPWAVAAPASALILASILAVSLSSVTWSREQGERSPQQPTSFAADTASAGPEPRARNREPASKTVDR